From Arcobacter sp. CECT 8983, the proteins below share one genomic window:
- a CDS encoding Na+/H+ antiporter NhaC family protein, which translates to MKSLFILAILPIALFAEGKDNAITYGALTLLPPLVAIVLAFVTRNVIFSLFMGIFTGTFMANISGANIFATFFSAFVDMSGKMVGSMADSWNAGIIMQVLTIGGMIAVITKMGGPRAIAEKLAQRAKTPATAQFYTWLLGFFIFFDDYANSLVVGPIMRPVTDKLKIAREKLAFIIDSTAAPIAGLALISTWVGYELSLIKDAYETIGQPEVNAFAVFVETLPYRFYNILMLAFVFISALSLREFGPMHTAAKRAFEKGELTDPKTDSTLMNQENSFMMPKDGVKYSIFNAIIPIAVLIVVAIVGFYMNGVSGLEGDTLKAVQADPYSFASIREAFGAADASIVIFEAALLASLVAIGMGLKQKVFSLHEAIETWVYGAKALVITAVILILAWSLSAVMKELGTAQYLVTMLSDSTPQFILPTIIFILGSIISFSTGTSYGTMGILMPLTIPLASAIGIHTGLEGTELHSYIVLNVGAVLTGAIFGDHCSPISDTSILSSMASSCNHMDHISTQLPYALFIGFVAIVCGYLPAAFGVPVYLLLPLGLVIIYLVIRFYGKPYMNN; encoded by the coding sequence ATTAAATCTTTATTTATTTTAGCTATTTTACCAATAGCTCTTTTTGCTGAAGGGAAAGATAATGCTATAACTTATGGTGCATTAACCTTGCTTCCGCCTCTGGTTGCAATTGTTTTAGCCTTTGTTACTAGAAATGTTATTTTTTCACTTTTTATGGGGATATTTACTGGAACATTTATGGCAAATATCAGTGGTGCAAATATTTTTGCAACTTTTTTTAGTGCCTTTGTTGATATGTCTGGAAAAATGGTTGGTTCTATGGCAGATTCTTGGAATGCAGGTATTATTATGCAGGTACTTACTATTGGTGGTATGATTGCAGTTATAACTAAAATGGGTGGTCCTAGAGCAATTGCTGAAAAACTAGCCCAAAGAGCAAAAACTCCTGCTACTGCACAGTTTTACACTTGGTTACTTGGATTTTTTATTTTCTTTGATGATTATGCAAACTCTTTAGTTGTCGGTCCAATTATGAGACCAGTAACAGATAAACTTAAAATTGCAAGAGAAAAATTAGCCTTTATTATTGACTCTACTGCTGCTCCTATTGCAGGGTTAGCATTAATTTCAACATGGGTTGGTTATGAACTTTCTTTAATCAAAGATGCTTATGAAACAATAGGTCAACCAGAAGTAAATGCCTTCGCAGTTTTTGTTGAGACTCTTCCATATAGATTTTATAATATTTTGATGTTAGCTTTTGTTTTTATCTCTGCACTTTCATTAAGAGAGTTTGGTCCTATGCATACAGCTGCTAAAAGAGCTTTTGAAAAAGGTGAATTAACTGACCCTAAAACAGATTCAACACTAATGAATCAAGAGAACTCTTTTATGATGCCAAAAGATGGAGTTAAGTACTCTATTTTTAATGCAATTATTCCAATAGCAGTTTTAATTGTAGTTGCAATTGTTGGTTTCTATATGAATGGTGTTAGTGGATTAGAGGGAGATACTTTAAAAGCAGTTCAAGCTGATCCATACTCTTTTGCTTCAATTAGAGAAGCATTTGGTGCAGCTGATGCTTCAATTGTTATTTTTGAAGCTGCGTTATTAGCTTCATTAGTTGCAATTGGTATGGGATTAAAACAAAAAGTATTTTCTTTACATGAAGCAATTGAAACTTGGGTTTATGGTGCAAAAGCCCTTGTAATTACAGCTGTAATTTTAATTCTTGCTTGGTCTTTATCTGCTGTTATGAAAGAGCTTGGTACGGCGCAGTACCTTGTAACAATGTTATCTGATTCTACACCTCAGTTTATTTTACCAACTATTATTTTTATACTTGGTTCTATTATCTCATTTTCAACTGGAACTTCATATGGAACAATGGGGATTTTAATGCCTTTAACTATTCCATTAGCAAGTGCAATTGGAATTCATACAGGATTAGAAGGAACTGAATTACATAGTTACATTGTATTAAATGTTGGTGCAGTTTTAACAGGTGCTATTTTTGGGGATCATTGTTCGCCAATCTCTGATACATCTATCTTATCATCTATGGCATCTTCGTGTAATCATATGGATCATATCTCTACGCAGTTACCATATGCACTTTTCATAGGTTTTGTAGCAATTGTTTGTGGATATTTACCAGCAGCATTTGGTGTACCAGTATATTTATTGTTACCACTTGGATTAGTAATTATTTATTTAGTAATAAGATTCTACGGAAAACCTTACATGAATAACTAA
- a CDS encoding SDR family NAD(P)-dependent oxidoreductase — translation MQNIFITGCSTGIGFQTALTLKENGYKVYASARKEEDVQKLVELGFDALKVDVTIKEDISKALEYILKKDEKLDAIFNNAGYGQPGAVEDISTETLKEQFETNLFGLHEATIQAMKIFRKQGFGKVIQHSSVLGIISLKFRGAYNASKYAIEGLADTMRQEVSHSNIYISTINTGPVTSKFRENALKKFNQNVDIENSFFTPTYKQELKKRLENDKDTTPFNLPATSVANVVLKIMQTQKPKPRYYVTKATHILGFAKRVLSTNLLDKLLNRI, via the coding sequence ATGCAAAATATTTTTATAACAGGATGTTCCACTGGAATAGGATTTCAAACAGCACTTACTTTAAAAGAAAACGGCTACAAAGTCTATGCAAGTGCTAGAAAAGAAGAAGATGTACAAAAACTAGTAGAACTAGGTTTTGATGCACTAAAAGTAGATGTGACTATCAAAGAAGATATTAGTAAAGCTTTAGAATATATTTTAAAAAAAGATGAAAAACTAGATGCTATTTTTAATAATGCTGGATATGGACAGCCAGGAGCTGTTGAAGATATCAGTACTGAAACGCTTAAAGAACAGTTTGAAACAAACCTTTTTGGACTACATGAAGCTACTATTCAGGCTATGAAAATCTTTAGAAAACAAGGCTTTGGAAAAGTTATTCAGCACTCTTCTGTGTTAGGAATTATTTCACTTAAATTTAGAGGAGCATACAACGCTTCTAAATATGCTATTGAAGGACTTGCTGACACTATGAGACAAGAAGTTAGCCATAGCAATATTTATATCTCTACAATAAACACAGGTCCAGTTACTTCAAAATTTAGAGAAAATGCTCTTAAAAAGTTTAATCAAAATGTAGATATAGAAAATAGCTTTTTTACACCAACATATAAACAAGAATTAAAGAAAAGACTTGAAAATGATAAAGATACAACACCTTTTAATCTACCAGCAACCTCAGTTGCAAATGTTGTATTAAAAATTATGCAGACACAAAAACCAAAACCAAGATACTATGTTACAAAAGCAACTCATATTTTAGGTTTTGCAAAAAGAGTATTAAGTACAAACTTACTTGATAAGCTTTTAAACAGAATATAA
- a CDS encoding TIGR02757 family protein: MQSIKEILDKEVCSRNNNCELSYERPDPLLVASRYQDEYIILLCALFGYGKASLIVKFLDSLNFDLLNEKEEVIEKELDKFYYRFQNNEDVKTIFKTFRRMKQEDSLKNIFLETYKKDNDILESLDSLILRIHKVANYTSQGMTFLVSSPLKRKSQGDIKHIGNAPYKRWMMYLRWMVRSDNLDLGLWKEVDKKDLILPLDTHTFKVSQKLGLLDRKTYDLKSAILITEKLREFDIIDPIKYDFALYRIGQEKIIY, encoded by the coding sequence ATGCAAAGTATAAAAGAGATTTTAGATAAAGAAGTATGTAGTAGAAATAATAATTGTGAGCTTTCATATGAAAGACCAGACCCACTTTTAGTAGCAAGTAGGTACCAAGATGAATATATAATACTTTTATGTGCTTTATTTGGTTATGGAAAAGCTTCATTGATAGTAAAATTTTTAGATAGTTTAAACTTTGATTTACTAAATGAAAAAGAAGAAGTTATAGAAAAAGAGTTGGATAAGTTTTATTATAGATTTCAAAATAATGAAGATGTTAAAACTATATTTAAAACTTTTAGACGTATGAAACAAGAAGATAGTTTAAAAAATATTTTTCTTGAAACTTACAAAAAAGACAATGATATTTTAGAATCTCTTGATAGCCTTATTTTACGAATACATAAAGTAGCAAATTATACCTCGCAAGGTATGACTTTTTTAGTATCAAGTCCATTAAAAAGAAAAAGCCAAGGAGATATAAAACATATAGGAAATGCTCCATATAAAAGATGGATGATGTATTTAAGATGGATGGTTCGAAGTGATAATTTAGATTTAGGATTATGGAAAGAAGTTGATAAAAAAGATTTAATCCTTCCCCTTGATACACACACTTTTAAAGTATCACAAAAACTTGGATTACTTGATAGGAAAACTTATGATTTAAAATCAGCTATTTTAATAACTGAAAAGTTAAGAGAGTTTGATATTATCGACCCTATAAAATATGATTTTGCTTTATATAGAATTGGTCAGGAGAAGATTATTTATTAA
- a CDS encoding glycoside hydrolase family 3 N-terminal domain-containing protein has product MVQLFKLLLVFSFLFSSVSAKENYKAEEIKKLIGRTIILGFDSFSLNTQLKNDIKQYNLGGVILFSKKYKTKKIKNIKNPTQLKALTSSIQNYSDYKMFISIDQEGGKVQRLNKNNGFTSYPSAKEIAKKPENEIKTIYSKLAAELKEYGFNLNFAPVVDLNINKDNYVINKLERSYSKDSKEVSKIAQIFIEEQKKNSIFSVLKHFPGHGSSKADSHKGFVDISNTWNKEELTPYKNLINKDKVDFIMTAHVFNKQLDKNYPATLSYNINTKLLRERLNFKGLIVSDDLQMKAISNHYTLKQTLELAINSGVNILVFGNQLGNTRLETIVNTTYELIKENKIPLSKILESNRLINNLLLTNSI; this is encoded by the coding sequence ATGGTACAGTTATTTAAACTTCTTTTAGTATTTTCTTTTTTATTCTCTTCTGTAAGTGCGAAAGAAAACTACAAAGCAGAAGAGATAAAAAAACTTATAGGAAGAACTATCATCTTAGGTTTTGATAGTTTCTCTTTAAACACTCAACTAAAAAATGACATAAAACAATACAATCTTGGTGGAGTAATATTATTTAGTAAAAAATATAAAACAAAGAAAATAAAAAATATAAAAAACCCTACTCAACTAAAAGCTTTAACTTCAAGTATTCAAAACTATTCTGATTATAAAATGTTTATTTCTATTGACCAAGAAGGTGGAAAAGTTCAAAGACTCAATAAAAATAATGGTTTTACTTCTTACCCTAGTGCAAAAGAGATTGCTAAAAAACCGGAAAATGAAATAAAAACTATCTACTCAAAGTTAGCAGCTGAGTTAAAAGAGTATGGCTTTAATCTAAACTTTGCACCAGTTGTTGACTTGAACATAAATAAAGACAACTATGTAATAAATAAACTTGAAAGGTCATATTCAAAAGATAGTAAAGAAGTTTCAAAAATAGCACAAATATTTATAGAAGAACAAAAGAAAAATAGTATTTTTTCTGTATTAAAACACTTTCCAGGACATGGTTCCTCAAAAGCTGATTCTCACAAAGGTTTTGTAGATATTTCAAATACTTGGAATAAAGAAGAATTAACTCCATATAAAAATCTAATAAATAAAGACAAAGTGGATTTTATAATGACAGCCCATGTTTTCAATAAACAACTTGATAAAAATTATCCTGCAACTTTATCTTATAATATAAATACTAAACTTCTAAGAGAAAGGCTTAACTTCAAAGGTTTAATTGTAAGTGATGATTTACAAATGAAAGCCATAAGCAATCACTATACGCTAAAACAAACATTAGAACTAGCTATTAACTCTGGTGTTAATATTTTAGTATTTGGAAATCAACTTGGAAATACAAGACTTGAAACAATAGTTAACACAACATATGAATTAATAAAAGAAAATAAAATACCTCTTTCAAAGATTCTTGAATCAAATAGATTAATAAATAATCTTCTCCTGACCAATTCTATATAA
- a CDS encoding GGDEF domain-containing protein, with amino-acid sequence MERNINSIVKETLINIKKKGLDATPNEYHKEFCNVSKTYKFSVKECEQFKELISKLSKNEQIEIQSKGIQTFEDMIPILLNRVSKDNVNSLAKLFQEAVTPSISIDVDENLKNFSIKIGNSPALLFEEDIQKEMQEFITKRFEADKKVVKQKTSDIAKLLTLMGQYFNDAIHSSGKGSKEVSNIKTQIESIDMQKSTGFEELSELQTKLIDAALTIESEMSHVGEKLSSGKSEVESLEQKIKKLEEELDRTREQSAKDHLTGVLTRGAYEEAIKKIESQFDRNNTQFAIIFFDLDHFKKINDNHGHQAGDIILSTFAKVLNKNTREFDIVGRYGGEEFVAIVHFNLKRELLKYLKRIKTIINDNDFIYKQEKIHVTFSAGVAIRNNHSSYENAIQKADMLLYQAKEGGRNKIIIEDGTVI; translated from the coding sequence ATGGAAAGAAATATAAATAGCATAGTAAAAGAAACCTTAATAAATATAAAGAAAAAAGGTCTTGATGCTACACCAAATGAATATCATAAAGAGTTTTGTAATGTTTCTAAAACTTACAAGTTCTCAGTTAAAGAGTGCGAACAGTTTAAAGAACTAATAAGTAAACTTAGTAAAAATGAACAAATAGAAATCCAATCAAAAGGTATTCAAACTTTTGAAGATATGATTCCTATTTTACTTAATAGAGTTTCAAAAGACAATGTAAATTCTTTAGCAAAACTATTCCAAGAAGCAGTTACTCCTTCAATTAGTATTGATGTAGATGAAAACCTAAAAAACTTCTCTATTAAAATAGGTAACTCCCCTGCACTTTTATTTGAAGAAGATATTCAAAAAGAGATGCAAGAATTTATTACAAAAAGATTTGAAGCTGATAAAAAAGTAGTTAAACAAAAAACTTCTGATATAGCAAAATTATTAACTCTTATGGGACAATACTTTAATGATGCTATTCATAGTAGTGGAAAAGGTTCAAAAGAAGTTTCTAATATCAAAACACAAATTGAGTCTATAGATATGCAAAAATCAACTGGTTTTGAAGAATTATCAGAGCTTCAAACAAAACTTATTGATGCTGCACTTACAATAGAAAGTGAAATGTCTCATGTAGGAGAAAAACTCTCTTCTGGTAAATCAGAAGTTGAATCCCTAGAGCAAAAAATAAAAAAACTTGAAGAAGAACTTGATAGAACAAGAGAACAAAGTGCAAAAGACCACTTAACTGGCGTTTTAACAAGAGGAGCTTATGAAGAGGCAATCAAAAAAATCGAAAGCCAGTTTGACAGAAACAATACTCAATTTGCAATTATATTCTTTGATTTAGATCACTTCAAAAAAATAAATGATAATCATGGACACCAAGCAGGAGATATTATACTTTCTACTTTTGCAAAAGTTTTAAATAAAAATACAAGAGAATTTGATATTGTAGGAAGATATGGTGGAGAAGAGTTTGTTGCTATTGTTCACTTCAATCTAAAAAGAGAACTTCTTAAGTATCTAAAGAGAATTAAAACAATTATCAATGATAATGACTTTATTTATAAACAAGAAAAAATTCATGTAACATTCTCAGCTGGTGTTGCAATCAGAAATAACCACTCTTCATATGAAAATGCTATTCAAAAAGCAGATATGCTACTTTATCAAGCAAAAGAAGGTGGAAGAAATAAGATTATTATTGAAGATGGTACAGTTATTTAA
- a CDS encoding GatB/YqeY domain-containing protein, with the protein MSLKQKLKDDLKLAMREKNIVKRDSIRAINTMIKQIEVDERKELSDEDVLKLIQKGIKQREESIAQYKEASRDDLVAKEQEQVDIFKEYMPKQLSDEELESSMKEIIAEVGATTVKDMGKVMGTASKKLAGVADGKRINEMTKKLLA; encoded by the coding sequence ATGAGTTTAAAACAAAAATTAAAAGATGATTTAAAGTTAGCTATGAGAGAAAAAAACATAGTAAAAAGAGATTCAATTAGAGCTATAAATACAATGATAAAACAGATTGAAGTAGATGAAAGAAAAGAATTATCAGATGAAGATGTTTTAAAACTTATTCAAAAAGGAATTAAGCAAAGAGAAGAATCTATTGCACAATATAAAGAAGCTTCAAGAGATGATTTAGTTGCAAAAGAACAAGAACAAGTAGATATTTTCAAAGAGTATATGCCAAAACAATTATCAGATGAAGAACTTGAAAGTTCAATGAAAGAAATCATTGCTGAAGTTGGTGCAACAACAGTTAAAGATATGGGGAAAGTTATGGGAACTGCTTCAAAAAAACTTGCTGGTGTTGCAGATGGAAAAAGAATTAATGAAATGACAAAGAAACTATTAGCATAA
- the abc-f gene encoding ribosomal protection-like ABC-F family protein, translated as MALIDLQNISKQYDVKTILKDVNFTLLEGQRIAVIGQNGQGKSTLFKIIMNQVEPDNGEISIDKSLKIEMLDQQPKFKAGLKVRDAIEEQLAEIKSTKKEYEELTLKIASDYDNEELLKRQSELATYIDFHNAWDLDNTIERVLKEFQLKQYEHKDVNLLSGGEQRRVSLAGLLLKKPDVLLLDEPTNHLDVYMVEFLESLLLKNNFTLLFISHDRYFIDNIATSVVEVEGGDLKRFNGGYSSYLEQKQQMLENMQKDHENLLRLVKREAHWMQRGVTARRKRNERRKAEYFDLKKKAKSNPAAIKKMSLELQREQKSFNSEEKQKNKKKMLYELDNIYKSLGEKELIKDFTTRILQKDTIAIVGPNGSGKSTLLKIFMEKMKIDSGRLKKGDFNIGYFDQQRDMLDDSKNLMETFCPNGGDRVVLDDGRTMHVFGYLKNFLFPREYLDKKVGVLSGGEKNRVALALLFTKKVDCLILDEPTNDLDIPTINILEEYLQNFQGALIFVSHDRYFVDKIAKKLFVFKGDGTVEESYQPYTEYLEIEKELKELDSLEKESSKQDNNSSNIKLTNKEKKQTKLSYKDQRDYDSLPKDIEELEEKIEQINECLATPSCYEQKGIVAVSKELEEIEELYEQKVERFLELEELVESFNN; from the coding sequence ATGGCATTAATAGACCTACAAAACATTTCAAAACAATATGATGTAAAAACAATATTAAAAGATGTAAACTTCACTTTATTAGAAGGTCAAAGAATAGCTGTAATTGGTCAAAATGGACAAGGAAAATCAACACTTTTTAAAATCATCATGAATCAAGTTGAACCTGACAATGGAGAAATATCTATTGATAAGTCTTTAAAAATAGAAATGTTAGATCAACAACCAAAATTTAAAGCAGGTCTAAAAGTAAGAGATGCAATTGAAGAACAACTTGCAGAAATCAAAAGTACAAAAAAAGAGTATGAAGAGTTAACTTTAAAAATTGCAAGTGATTATGACAATGAAGAGCTTTTAAAAAGACAAAGTGAACTTGCTACATATATTGATTTTCATAATGCATGGGATTTAGATAATACTATAGAAAGAGTATTAAAAGAGTTTCAACTAAAACAGTATGAACACAAAGATGTAAATCTACTAAGTGGTGGTGAGCAAAGAAGAGTTAGCTTAGCTGGACTACTTCTTAAAAAACCTGATGTACTACTTCTAGATGAACCTACAAACCACCTTGATGTTTATATGGTTGAGTTTCTAGAAAGCCTTCTTTTAAAGAACAACTTTACTCTACTTTTCATCTCTCATGATAGATATTTTATTGATAATATTGCAACTTCAGTTGTGGAAGTTGAAGGGGGAGACTTAAAAAGATTTAATGGTGGATATTCTTCATATTTAGAACAAAAACAACAAATGTTAGAAAATATGCAAAAAGACCATGAAAATTTACTAAGACTTGTAAAAAGAGAAGCTCATTGGATGCAAAGAGGTGTTACTGCGAGAAGGAAAAGAAATGAAAGAAGAAAAGCAGAATACTTTGATTTAAAGAAAAAAGCAAAATCAAATCCTGCAGCTATTAAAAAAATGTCTTTAGAACTTCAAAGGGAGCAAAAGTCATTTAATAGTGAAGAAAAACAAAAAAATAAAAAGAAAATGCTTTATGAGTTAGACAATATCTATAAATCTTTAGGAGAAAAAGAGCTAATAAAAGACTTTACTACAAGAATTTTACAAAAAGATACTATTGCAATAGTTGGTCCAAATGGAAGTGGAAAATCAACTTTACTTAAAATCTTTATGGAAAAAATGAAAATAGATAGTGGAAGACTTAAAAAAGGTGATTTCAATATAGGATATTTCGATCAACAAAGAGATATGCTTGATGATTCTAAAAACCTTATGGAAACTTTTTGTCCAAATGGTGGAGATAGAGTTGTTTTAGATGATGGAAGAACTATGCATGTATTTGGATACTTAAAGAACTTCCTTTTCCCTAGAGAATATTTAGATAAAAAAGTTGGTGTTTTAAGTGGTGGAGAGAAAAATAGAGTTGCCTTAGCACTTTTATTTACTAAAAAAGTTGATTGCTTAATCCTTGATGAGCCAACAAATGATTTAGATATCCCTACAATTAATATTTTAGAAGAGTATTTACAAAACTTTCAAGGAGCATTGATTTTTGTATCTCACGATAGATATTTTGTAGATAAAATTGCTAAAAAGTTATTTGTATTTAAAGGTGATGGAACAGTTGAAGAAAGCTATCAACCTTATACAGAGTATTTAGAAATAGAAAAAGAGTTAAAAGAACTTGATTCTTTAGAAAAAGAGAGTTCAAAACAAGACAACAACTCATCTAATATAAAATTAACTAACAAAGAAAAAAAGCAAACAAAACTTTCATATAAAGATCAAAGAGACTATGATTCTTTACCAAAAGACATAGAAGAGCTTGAAGAAAAAATTGAACAAATAAATGAATGCCTTGCAACACCCTCTTGTTATGAGCAAAAAGGAATTGTTGCTGTTTCAAAAGAGCTAGAAGAAATAGAAGAACTTTATGAACAAAAAGTTGAAAGATTTTTAGAGCTAGAAGAGCTTGTCGAGAGTTTTAACAATTAG